One segment of Dermochelys coriacea isolate rDerCor1 chromosome 5, rDerCor1.pri.v4, whole genome shotgun sequence DNA contains the following:
- the RAD1 gene encoding cell cycle checkpoint protein RAD1, translating into MPLSTQPETGDDQYVLVASLDNVRNLSNILKAIHFRDHATCFATTNGIKVTVENAKCLQANAFIQAGIFQEFIIQEESVMFRINLAVLLDCLTIFGTNSLPGTSTALRMCYHGYGYPLTLFLEEGGVVTVCKINTEEPEETLDFDFCSTNVVNKIILQSEGLREAFAELDMTSEVLQITMSPDKPYFRLSTFGNAGSAHLDYPKDSDLMEAFHCNQTQTNRYKISLLKPSTKALALSCKVSIRTDNRGFLSLQYMIRNEDGQICFVEYYCCPDEDITESEL; encoded by the exons ATGCCCCTCTCCACTCAACCTGAAACTGGTGATGATCAGTATGTTTTAGTCGCCAGTCTCGACAATGTCAGAAATCTCTCAAATATCCTAAAAGCCATTCATTTTAGAGACCATGCAACATGTTTTGCAACTACAAATGGAATCAAGGTTACAGTGGAAAATGCAAAATGTCTGCAGGCAAATGCCTTTATTCAG gcAGGAATTTTTCAAGAATTTATTATACAGGAAGAGTCTGTGATGTTTCGAATCAATTTGGCTGTTCTTTTAGACTGCTTGACCATTTTTGGTACAAATTCTTTGCCAG GTACTTCAACAGCGCTTCGAATGTGTTATCATGGTTATGGCTACCCCTTGACCCTATTTCTAGAAGAAGGAGGTGTGGTAACTGTATGTAAAATTAACACTGAAGAACCTGAAGAGACACTAGATTTTGATTTCTGCAGTACTAATGTCGTTAATAAAATTATCCTGCAGTCAGAAGGGTTACGAGAAGCATTTGCTGAATTAGATATGACCAGTGAGGTCCTGCAGATTACCATGTCTCCAGACAAGCCTTATTTCAG ATTATCCACCTTTGGCAATGCAGGAAGTGCTCATCTTGACTATCCCAAAGACTCTGATTTGATGGAAGCATTTCATTGCAACCAGACCCAGACAAACAG GTATAAGATCTCTTTGCTCAAACCATCTACGAAGGCACTAGCTTTATCTTGTAAAGTGTCTATTCGGACAGATAATCGGGGATTCCTTTCACTGCAGTATATGATTAGGAATGAAGATGGACAAATCTGTTTTGTGGAGTACTATTGTTGCCCTGATGAGGACATTACTGAATCAGAACTATAG